CATCAGCGCCAGCTCCGACGGCCACACCCCCACCGAGCGCGCCGTCGCCGGGGCCACGGTGGAGGCGGTCCGCCGGCTGCAGGCGCCGGTGATCGTCACCTTCACCAGCAGCGGCTCCACGGCGCGCGTGGTGTCGTCGTTCCGCCCGCCGGTGCCCATCCTGGCCATCACGGACACGGAGCGCACCTACAACCAGCTCGCCCTGGTGTGGGGGACGATCCCGGTGCTCTGCTCGGCGGAGTCGACGTTCGAGGAGATGATGAACTACGCGCGCTCCGAGGTCGTGGCCCGCGGCCTGTGCCAGCCCGGCGACCGCATGGTGGTGACGGCCGGCTACCCGATCCACGTGCCCGGGACGACGAATCTGCTGCAGGTGGAGGTGGTGTGAGGACGAAAAGTCCTGAGTCCCAAGTGCTAAGTGCTAAGTGGGCTGGGCGATTGCACTTAGCACTTAGCACTAAGCACTTAGGACTTCGGTGCGCCTGACCTTCCTCGGCACCGGCACCTCGTTCGGCGTGCCGGTGATCGGCTGCGACTGCGACGTCTGCACCTCGGCCGACCCGCGCGACCGCAGGACGCGGCACGGGGCCCTGCTGGAGGAGGATGGAAGGCGCCTGCTGGTGGATACGCCGCCCGAGCTGCGGCTCCAGCTCGTCGCGGCCGGGGTGGCGAGGGTGGACGCGGTGTGGTACACGCACTGCCACGCGGACCACGTGCACGGCGTGGACGACCTGCGCGTCTTTTCGGAGCGCGGCGGCGGTGCGCTGGAGGTGTACGCGTCCGAGGGGTGCGCGGCGACGCTGCGGGACCGGTTCCGCTACGTGTTCGACGCGACGATGCGGCCGCTGGAGGGGACTTCGAAGCCCGAGGGAGCGCTGCACGTGGTGAGGGCGTTCGAGCCCGCGACGGTTGCCGGCTTCGAGATGCTCCCGCTCCCCGTGCCGCACGGGCGCGAGGAGGTGATGGGGTTCCGCGCGGGGCCGCTGGGCTACATCACCGACGGCAAGCTCCTTCCCCCGCGCACCGAGGAGGCGCTGCGGGGGGTGCGGGTGCTGGTGCTGAACGCGCTCTGGTTCGGCCGGCCGCACCCCACGCACTTCAGCGTGGAGGAGGCCGTCGATGCCGCCGCCCGCGTCGGCGCCGAGCGCACCTACCTCACGCACCTGAGCCACCGCGTGAGCCAGGCCGAGCTGGACCGGCGCCTGCCCTCCGGGGTGTTCGGGGCGTACGACGGGCTGGTGGTGGAGGTCTGAGAGACCGGCGCGCTTCGCTGGCGACGGAGCAGCGGCGGGCACGGGCAGCCACGTGGGGCTGCCCCTACAACGCACTAACGCACTCACGCACTCTTCCATGCCGCGCATCGTACTGGACTACAACAACATGCTCGCCCCGCGACTGGGCGGGCGGGGGATCGAGCCCGCGGCGCTGGAGGGGATGGCGGAGAGGTTCCGCGAGGCGCACGCCGATACGCTGAGGCGGCGCGATTCAGGGGAGATGGGGTTCTTTGGGCTCACGCAGGAAGACGACACCGTCGCCTCAATCGAGGCGTTCGCGGCGGGGGCGGGGCAGGCGTTCTCCGACTTCGTGGTGCTGGGGATCGGGGGGTCGGCGCTG
The sequence above is drawn from the Longimicrobium sp. genome and encodes:
- a CDS encoding MBL fold metallo-hydrolase — its product is MRLTFLGTGTSFGVPVIGCDCDVCTSADPRDRRTRHGALLEEDGRRLLVDTPPELRLQLVAAGVARVDAVWYTHCHADHVHGVDDLRVFSERGGGALEVYASEGCAATLRDRFRYVFDATMRPLEGTSKPEGALHVVRAFEPATVAGFEMLPLPVPHGREEVMGFRAGPLGYITDGKLLPPRTEEALRGVRVLVLNALWFGRPHPTHFSVEEAVDAAARVGAERTYLTHLSHRVSQAELDRRLPSGVFGAYDGLVVEV